From the genome of Tachysurus vachellii isolate PV-2020 chromosome 2, HZAU_Pvac_v1, whole genome shotgun sequence, one region includes:
- the kcnj16a gene encoding inward rectifier potassium channel 16, which yields MNSRTVQKQHYSNVKLDDGYCFTKRRYVNKDGSCNIVFRHVPEECLLYVTDIFTTLVEIRWRAMFLTFALSYILSWLFFGILFWIIALIHGDTRDPNNEPCIYEVRSFTAAFLFSLETQTTIGYGSRGMSENCMQAIVTVTIQDIISVFIDTFVIGIVVAKMASARKRAQTVGFSNIAVINLRNGHLCLSWRVGDFRRNHLVEGTTHAQLVRHTVHTSGQSDLTYHDLEIQNSHVILATPVTIIHRINASSPLHKMSLQDLHKDCFDLVVTFTYTDDCSGILHQSRTSYTPSEILWGQQFEEMVRVTQKSYRVDYALFHLAVKVPVTESSAENNELKHPSSRKQDQQMGCSLAVESEEILGQNNTSLTIQEKL from the coding sequence ATGAACTCGAGAACGGTTCAAAAGCAGCATTACTCCAACGTAAAATTGGATGATGGCTACTGCTTCACAAAGAGGCGTTATGTGAACAAAGATGGCAGCTGCAACATAGTGTTTCGCCATGTGCCTGAGGAATGTCTTTTATATGTGACAGACATCTTTACCACACTGGTGGAGATCCGCTGGAGGGCCATGTTCTTGACATTTGCCCTCTCATATATCCTGTCCTGGCTCTTCTTTGGGATCCTGTTCTGGATTATCGCACTGATCCATGGTGACACGAGGGACCCAAACAACGAGCCTTGCATCTATGAGGTAAGAAGCTTTACAGCAgccttcctcttctctcttgaGACACAGACTACCATCGGATATGGCTCACGCGGCATGTCTGAGAACTGCATGCAGGCCATCGTTACTGTGACCATACAGGACATCATCAGCGTCTTCATAGACACCTTTGTAATTGGGATCGTTGTTGCCAAAATGGCATCGGCCCGGAAAAGAGCACAGACAGTCGGATTCAGTAATATTGCCGTGATAAACCTTCGTAATGGGCATCTGTGCCTGTCATGGCGAGTGGGTGACTTCCGTAGAAACCACCTGGTAGAAGGAACCACGCATGCCCAGCTGGTCAGGCACACAGTGCATACAAGTGGTCAATCCGACCTAACCTATCATGACCTTGAAATCCAAAACAGTCATGTCATTCTGGCCACTCCAGTGACTATCATCCACAGAATCAATGCCAGCAGTCCTCTACATAAAATGAGCCTGCAAGATCTACACAAAGACTGCTTTGACCTGGTGGTGACTTTCACATACACAGATGACTGCAGTGGGATTCTCCACCAATCACGCACCTCCTACACTCCAAGTGAAATTCTGTGGGGTCAGCAGTTTGAAGAGATGGTGAGGGTTACCCAGAAGTCCTACAGAGTGGACTATGCTCTCTTTCACCTAGCAGTTAAAGTCCCAGTTACAGAAAGCAGTGCTGAAAACAATGAACTAAAGCATCCTTCAAGCCGTAAACAAGACCAACAAATGGGCTGTTCTCTGGCAGTGGAGAGTGAAGAAATCTTAGGTCAAAACAATACTAGCCTTACTATTCAAGAAAAGCTATAA